In the Gossypium arboreum isolate Shixiya-1 chromosome 10, ASM2569848v2, whole genome shotgun sequence genome, one interval contains:
- the LOC108461854 gene encoding plasmodesmata-located protein 2-like isoform X1, which produces MGFGFSSKPFFLFLSFLVFFTNLELYPLVESAPDYTTLVYKGCAKQSFTDPAGIYSQALSALFQTLLSQSMKVKFYKTTTGTGQTTITGLFQCRGDLSNSDCYSCASRLPTLADKLCGKTLAARIQLYGCYMLYEVAGFAQISGMEMLFKTCGATNVAGTGFEERRDTAFSVLESGVVSNHGFYTTNYQSVYLLGQCEGDVGDSDCGECVKSAVQRAQVECGSSISGQIYLHKCFISYNYYPNGVPRRSSSSSYPHSSSSSSGTGQNTGKTVAIILGGAASVGFLVILLMFARGVMKKKHEDY; this is translated from the exons ATGGGTTTTGGTTTTTCTTCAAAACCCTTCTTCCTTTTCCTCTCATTTCTTGTTTTCTTTACCAATCTTGAACTTTACCCTCTTGTTGAATCAGCCCCTGATTACACAACTTTGGTCTACAAAGGTTGTGCTAAGCAGTCTTTCACAGATCCAGCTGGGATATACTCCCAGGCCTTGTCTGCCTTGTTTCAGaccttgctttcacagtccatgaAGGTAAAGTTTTACAAGACAACAACGGGTACTGGCCAAACCACAATCACTGGTCTTTTTCAATGTAGGGGAGATCTCAGTAACAGTGATTGTTACAGCTGTGCCAGCAGGCTCCCAACTTTAGCCGACAAACTTTGTGGCAAAACTTTAGCTGCAAGAATCCAACTTTATGGTTGCTACATGTTGTATGAAGTTGCTGGGTTTGCTCAAATCTCTGGCATGGAGATGTTGTTCAAGACTTGTGGTGCTACAAATGTTGCTGGGACTGGGTTTGAAGAGAGGAGGGACACTGCCTTTTCAGTGTTGGAAAGTGGGGTGGTTAGCAACCATGGTTTTTACACCACAAATTACCAATCTGTTTATCTTTTGGGGCAATGTGAAGGAGATGTGGGGGATTCAGATTGTGGTGAGTGCGTAAAGAGTGCTGTTCAAAGAGCTCAAGTGGAGTGTGGGAGTTCCATCTCAGGTCAAATCTATCTTCACAAATGCTTTATCAGTTACAACTATTATCCTAATGGGGTCCCTAGAagatcatcttcttcttcatatccacattcttcttcatcttcatcaG GAACAGGGCAAAATACAGGGAAGACAGTGGCTATAATATTAGGAGGAGCAGCAAGTGTTGGATTCCTTGTCATTTTGTTGATGTTTGCAAGGGGTGTGATGAAGAAAAAACATGAGG ATTACTGA
- the LOC108461854 gene encoding plasmodesmata-located protein 2-like isoform X2, translating to MGFGFSSKPFFLFLSFLVFFTNLELYPLVESAPDYTTLVYKGCAKQSFTDPAGIYSQALSALFQTLLSQSMKVKFYKTTTGTGQTTITGLFQCRGDLSNSDCYSCASRLPTLADKLCGKTLAARIQLYGCYMLYEVAGFAQISGMEMLFKTCGATNVAGTGFEERRDTAFSVLESGVVSNHGFYTTNYQSVYLLGQCEGDVGDSDCGECVKSAVQRAQVECGSSISGQIYLHKCFISYNYYPNGVPRRSSSSSYPHSSSSSSGQNTGKTVAIILGGAASVGFLVILLMFARGVMKKKHEDY from the exons ATGGGTTTTGGTTTTTCTTCAAAACCCTTCTTCCTTTTCCTCTCATTTCTTGTTTTCTTTACCAATCTTGAACTTTACCCTCTTGTTGAATCAGCCCCTGATTACACAACTTTGGTCTACAAAGGTTGTGCTAAGCAGTCTTTCACAGATCCAGCTGGGATATACTCCCAGGCCTTGTCTGCCTTGTTTCAGaccttgctttcacagtccatgaAGGTAAAGTTTTACAAGACAACAACGGGTACTGGCCAAACCACAATCACTGGTCTTTTTCAATGTAGGGGAGATCTCAGTAACAGTGATTGTTACAGCTGTGCCAGCAGGCTCCCAACTTTAGCCGACAAACTTTGTGGCAAAACTTTAGCTGCAAGAATCCAACTTTATGGTTGCTACATGTTGTATGAAGTTGCTGGGTTTGCTCAAATCTCTGGCATGGAGATGTTGTTCAAGACTTGTGGTGCTACAAATGTTGCTGGGACTGGGTTTGAAGAGAGGAGGGACACTGCCTTTTCAGTGTTGGAAAGTGGGGTGGTTAGCAACCATGGTTTTTACACCACAAATTACCAATCTGTTTATCTTTTGGGGCAATGTGAAGGAGATGTGGGGGATTCAGATTGTGGTGAGTGCGTAAAGAGTGCTGTTCAAAGAGCTCAAGTGGAGTGTGGGAGTTCCATCTCAGGTCAAATCTATCTTCACAAATGCTTTATCAGTTACAACTATTATCCTAATGGGGTCCCTAGAagatcatcttcttcttcatatccacattcttcttcatcttcatcaG GGCAAAATACAGGGAAGACAGTGGCTATAATATTAGGAGGAGCAGCAAGTGTTGGATTCCTTGTCATTTTGTTGATGTTTGCAAGGGGTGTGATGAAGAAAAAACATGAGG ATTACTGA